From Streptomyces durmitorensis, a single genomic window includes:
- a CDS encoding lipid II:glycine glycyltransferase FemX — MSLTLRTISREQHLAYIQSLPSASHCQVPAWADVKSEWRSENLGWFDDRTGELVGAGLVLYRQLPKVKRYLAYLPEGPVINWYAPNLDDWLQPMLAHLKRQGAFSVKMGPPVVIRRWDAPAIKSGIQNPDVKRLRDVEASHIEPRAFEVSDRLRKMGWQQGEDGGAGFGDVQPRYVFQVPLANRSLDEVLKGFNQLWRRNIKKAEKAGVEVVQGGYEDLAEWQRLYEITAIRDKFRPRPLGYFQQMWRTLNSEDPNRMRLYFARHNGVNLSAATMLVVGGHVWYSYGASDNIGREVRPSNAMQWRMLRDAYALGATVYDLRGISDSLDETDHLFGLIQFKVGTGGEAVEYIGEWDFPLNKLLHKALDIYMSRR; from the coding sequence ATGAGTCTGACCCTGAGGACCATCAGTCGCGAGCAGCATCTGGCGTATATCCAGAGTCTGCCGTCGGCAAGTCATTGCCAGGTCCCGGCATGGGCGGATGTGAAGAGTGAATGGCGTTCGGAGAACCTGGGCTGGTTCGACGACCGGACCGGCGAACTCGTCGGTGCGGGCCTGGTGCTCTACCGGCAACTGCCGAAGGTCAAGCGCTATCTCGCCTACCTTCCCGAGGGCCCGGTCATCAACTGGTACGCCCCGAACCTGGACGACTGGCTGCAGCCGATGCTCGCGCATCTGAAGCGGCAGGGCGCCTTCTCCGTGAAGATGGGCCCGCCGGTCGTCATCCGGCGCTGGGACGCTCCGGCGATCAAGTCGGGCATCCAGAACCCGGATGTGAAGCGGCTGCGGGACGTCGAGGCCTCGCACATCGAACCGCGTGCCTTCGAAGTCTCCGACCGGCTGCGCAAGATGGGCTGGCAGCAGGGCGAGGACGGCGGCGCCGGCTTCGGTGACGTCCAGCCGCGCTACGTCTTCCAAGTGCCGCTGGCCAACCGCTCCTTGGACGAGGTCCTCAAGGGCTTCAACCAGCTGTGGCGACGCAACATCAAGAAGGCCGAGAAGGCCGGCGTCGAGGTCGTCCAGGGCGGTTACGAAGACCTGGCCGAATGGCAGCGCCTTTACGAGATCACGGCGATCCGCGACAAGTTCCGGCCGCGGCCGCTCGGTTACTTCCAGCAGATGTGGCGGACCCTCAACTCCGAGGACCCCAACCGCATGCGGCTGTACTTCGCGCGGCACAACGGGGTGAACCTGTCCGCGGCGACGATGCTCGTCGTCGGCGGGCACGTCTGGTACTCCTACGGCGCTTCGGACAACATCGGCCGTGAGGTCAGGCCCTCGAACGCGATGCAGTGGCGGATGCTCCGGGACGCCTACGCGCTCGGCGCCACCGTCTATGACTTGCGGGGCATCTCCGACTCTCTGGACGAGACGGACCACCTGTTCGGACTGATTCAGTTCAAGGTGGGCACGGGTGGAGAGGCTGTCGAGTACATCGGCGAGTGGGACTTCCCGCTCAACAAGCTGCTCCACAAGGCGCTCGACATCTACATGTCGCGCCGCTGA
- the rpsF gene encoding 30S ribosomal protein S6: MRHYEVMVILDPDLEERAVSPLIENFLSVVREGNGKVEKVDTWGRRRLSYEIKKKPEGIYSVIDLQAEPAVVKELDRQMNLNESVLRTKVLRPETH; encoded by the coding sequence ATGCGTCACTACGAAGTGATGGTCATCCTCGACCCCGATCTCGAGGAGCGCGCTGTCTCCCCGTTGATCGAGAACTTCCTCTCCGTCGTCCGTGAGGGCAACGGAAAGGTCGAAAAGGTCGACACCTGGGGCCGTCGTCGTCTCTCGTACGAGATCAAGAAGAAGCCCGAGGGCATCTACTCGGTCATCGACCTGCAGGCCGAGCCTGCGGTCGTCAAGGAGCTCGACCGCCAGATGAACCTGAACGAGTCGGTCCTCCGGACCAAGGTCCTCCGTCCCGAGACCCACTGA
- a CDS encoding single-stranded DNA-binding protein, which yields MAGETVITVVGNLVDDPELRFTPSGAAVAKFRVASTPRTFDRQTNEWKDGESLFLTCSVWRQAAENVAESLQRGMRVVVQGRLKQRSYEDREGVKRTVYELDVEEVGASLKNATAKVTKTTGRGGQGGGFGGGGGGGQQGGGNWGGGSGGGQQQGGGGAPADDPWATGAPAGGGQQQGGGGGWGGSSGGSGGSGGGYSDEPPF from the coding sequence ATGGCAGGCGAGACCGTCATCACGGTCGTCGGCAATCTTGTCGACGACCCCGAGCTGCGCTTCACCCCGTCCGGTGCGGCGGTCGCGAAGTTCCGTGTCGCGTCCACTCCCCGCACCTTCGACCGTCAGACCAATGAGTGGAAGGACGGCGAAAGCCTCTTCCTCACCTGCTCGGTCTGGCGTCAGGCGGCGGAGAACGTCGCGGAGTCGCTTCAGCGAGGCATGCGCGTCGTCGTGCAGGGCCGGTTGAAGCAGCGGTCCTACGAAGACCGTGAGGGCGTCAAGCGCACGGTCTACGAGCTCGACGTCGAGGAAGTCGGCGCCAGCTTGAAGAACGCCACGGCCAAGGTCACCAAGACCACCGGTCGAGGCGGCCAGGGCGGCGGATTCGGCGGCGGCGGTGGCGGCGGCCAGCAGGGCGGCGGCAACTGGGGCGGCGGCTCCGGTGGCGGTCAGCAGCAGGGCGGCGGCGGTGCTCCCGCCGACGACCCCTGGGCGACCGGTGCGCCGGCCGGCGGCGGCCAGCAGCAGGGCGGCGGCGGTGGCTGGGGCGGAAGCTCCGGCGGCTCCGGCGGCTCTGGCGGCGGCTACTCGGACGAGCCCCCCTTCTAG
- the rpsR gene encoding 30S ribosomal protein S18 has product MAKPPVRKPKKKVCAFCKDKVTYVDYKDTNMLRKFISDRGKIRARRVTGNCTQHQRDVATAVKNSREMALLPYTSTAR; this is encoded by the coding sequence ATGGCGAAGCCGCCTGTGCGCAAGCCTAAGAAGAAGGTCTGCGCATTCTGCAAGGACAAGGTCACGTACGTGGACTACAAGGACACGAACATGCTGCGGAAGTTCATTTCCGACCGCGGCAAGATCCGTGCCCGCCGCGTGACCGGCAACTGCACGCAGCACCAGCGTGACGTCGCCACGGCCGTGAAGAACAGCCGTGAGATGGCGCTGCTGCCCTACACGTCCACCGCGCGATAA
- the rplI gene encoding 50S ribosomal protein L9: protein MKIILTHEVSGLGAAGEVVDVKDGYARNYLIPRNFAIRWTKGGEKDVEQIRRARKIHEIATIEQANEVKAQLEGVKVRLAVRSGDAGRLFGSVTPADVASAIEAAGGPKIDKRRVELGAPIKTLGAHATSVRLHPEVAAKVNIEVVSA, encoded by the coding sequence ATGAAGATCATCCTCACCCACGAGGTCTCCGGCCTCGGTGCCGCCGGCGAGGTCGTAGACGTCAAGGACGGCTACGCCCGCAACTACCTGATCCCGCGGAACTTTGCGATCCGCTGGACCAAGGGTGGCGAAAAGGACGTCGAGCAGATCCGTCGTGCTCGCAAGATCCACGAGATCGCGACCATCGAGCAGGCCAACGAGGTCAAGGCCCAGCTCGAGGGCGTCAAGGTCCGTCTGGCCGTCCGCTCCGGCGACGCCGGTCGTCTCTTCGGTTCCGTCACCCCGGCTGACGTCGCTTCGGCGATCGAGGCCGCTGGTGGTCCGAAGATCGACAAGCGTCGTGTCGAGCTGGGCGCGCCGATCAAGACGCTGGGCGCCCACGCGACGTCCGTGCGTCTGCACCCCGAGGTTGCCGCCAAGGTCAACATCGAGGTCGTCTCCGCCTAA
- a CDS encoding MATE family efflux transporter has product MTQAPAAIKTVRRQHDREIIALAVPAFGALVAEPLFVMADSAIVGHLGTAQLAGLGVASALLTTAVSVFVFLAYATTAAVARRVGAGDLQSAIRQGMDGIWLALLLGAAVIAVVLPTAPALVELFGASDTAAPYAITYLRISSLGIPAMLVVLASTGVLRGLQDTKTPLYVALGGFIANGVLNVALVYGAGLGIAGSAWGTVIAQCAMAAVYLFVVVRGARRHGASLRPDAAGIRACAQAGAPLLVRTLSLRAILMIATAVAARLGDADVAAHQIILSLWSLLAFALDAIAIAGQAIIGRYLGANDPQGARDVCRRMVQWGIASGVVLGGLVVLARPLFIPLFSSDSVVQDAALPALVVVAVSQPICGIVYVLDGVLMGAGDGPYLAWAMLATLAVFAPVALLVPVFGGGLTAVWAAMTLMMTVRMVTLWLRTRSGHWIVTGATR; this is encoded by the coding sequence ATGACACAGGCTCCCGCGGCGATCAAGACTGTTCGGCGACAGCACGACCGAGAGATCATCGCCCTCGCAGTTCCCGCCTTCGGCGCACTCGTCGCCGAGCCTCTCTTCGTGATGGCCGACAGCGCCATCGTGGGCCACCTCGGCACCGCGCAACTGGCCGGCCTCGGCGTCGCCTCGGCGCTCCTCACCACCGCCGTGAGTGTCTTCGTCTTCCTCGCCTACGCGACCACGGCCGCCGTGGCCCGCCGGGTGGGCGCCGGAGATCTCCAGTCCGCCATCCGTCAGGGCATGGACGGCATCTGGCTCGCCCTCCTGCTTGGCGCCGCCGTCATCGCGGTCGTCCTTCCCACCGCACCCGCGCTCGTGGAACTCTTCGGCGCATCGGACACCGCGGCTCCGTACGCGATCACGTACCTCCGCATCTCCTCGCTCGGCATCCCGGCCATGCTCGTCGTGCTCGCCTCCACCGGTGTCCTGCGCGGACTACAGGACACAAAGACCCCGCTGTACGTGGCCCTCGGCGGCTTCATCGCCAACGGCGTCCTCAACGTGGCCCTCGTCTACGGCGCCGGCCTGGGCATCGCCGGCTCCGCCTGGGGCACCGTCATCGCCCAGTGCGCGATGGCCGCCGTGTACCTCTTCGTCGTCGTACGCGGAGCCAGACGCCACGGAGCCTCCCTGCGCCCCGACGCCGCCGGCATCAGGGCCTGCGCCCAGGCGGGAGCACCGCTCCTCGTCCGTACGCTCTCATTGCGCGCGATCCTGATGATCGCGACCGCGGTGGCCGCCCGCCTCGGCGACGCCGATGTGGCCGCCCACCAGATCATCCTGTCCCTGTGGAGCCTGCTGGCCTTCGCGCTCGACGCCATCGCCATCGCCGGTCAGGCGATCATCGGCCGCTATCTGGGGGCGAACGATCCCCAGGGGGCGCGCGACGTCTGCCGCCGCATGGTGCAGTGGGGCATCGCCTCGGGAGTCGTGCTCGGCGGCCTTGTCGTCCTCGCCCGGCCGCTGTTCATCCCGCTCTTCTCCAGCGACTCCGTCGTCCAGGACGCCGCCTTGCCCGCACTCGTGGTGGTGGCCGTCTCCCAGCCGATCTGCGGCATCGTCTACGTGCTCGACGGCGTACTGATGGGAGCGGGAGACGGCCCGTACCTGGCCTGGGCAATGCTGGCCACGCTGGCGGTCTTCGCTCCGGTGGCGCTCCTCGTGCCGGTCTTCGGCGGCGGACTGACGGCCGTCTGGGCGGCGATGACGCTGATGATGACGGTTCGCATGGTGACCCTGTGGCTACGGACGCGCTCCGGACACTGGATCGTCACCGGCGCCACGCGCTGA